In Delphinus delphis chromosome X, mDelDel1.2, whole genome shotgun sequence, the DNA window cagaaaaagatgtcacaaaggaagaaaactacaggccaatatcactgatgaacatagatgcaaaaatcctcaacagaatactagcaaacagaattcaacagcacattaaaaggatcatacaaaaaaaaaaaaaaaaaggatcatacgccatgaatatgtgggctttatcccaggaatgcaaggattcttcaatatacacaaatcaacgtgatacaccatattaacaaactgaaggagaaaaagcgtatgatcatctcaatagatgcagagaaagcttttgacaaaattcaacacccatttatgataaaaactctgaagaaagtaggcatacagggaactttcctcaacattataaagggcatatatgacaaacccacagccaacattgtcctcaatgatgaaaaactgaaatcatttcctctaagatcaggaacaagacaaggcttcccactctcaccactagtattcaacatagttttggaagttttagtcacagcaatcagagaagaaaaagaaataaaaggaatccaaatctgaaaagaagaagtaaagctgtcactgtttgcagatgacatgatactatacatagagaatcctaaagatgctaccagaaaactactagagctaatcaatgaatttggtacagtagcaggataaaaaattaatgcacagaaatctcttgcattcctatatactaatgatgaacaatgtgaaatcaagaaaacactcccatttaccattgcaacaaaaagaataaaatatctaggaataaacctacctaaggagacaaaagacctgcatgcagaaaattatgagacactgttgaaagaaattgaagatgatagcaacagatggagagatacaccatgttcttggattggaagaatcagcattgtgaaaatgattctactacccaaagcaatctacagattcaatgcaatccctatcaaactaccactggcatttttcacagaactagaacaaaaaatttcacaatttgtatggagacaccgaagaccccaaatagccaaggcaattTTGAGGGAAACAAACGGAGCCAGAGGAATCATGCTCCTGgacgtcagactatactacaacgctacagtaatcaggacagtatggtactggcacaaaaacagaaatatagatcaatggaacaggatacaaagtccagagataaacccatgcacctacggtcaactaatctatgacaaaggaggcaaggatatacaatggagaaatgacagtctcttcaataagtagtgctgggaaaactggacagctacatgcaaaaggatgaaattagaacactccctaacaccatacacaaaaatatactcaaaatggattagagacctaaaggGAAGACGAGACAGAATTTATATACTTACACAGCTTAAAACATGTATTCAGCTGCTGGTAACTCTGTTCCTCTATCAAATAAATGATCATAGGTTAGGTGTTTCATCTGAGAATGAGATTTATAATTGCATTTACAATGGGACACATTTAAGCATAAGTCTGATAATATTTAGTAATCACAAGAACTGCTTGAATTGCATGTTTTAGTCCAGATGGTAGGTTTATATAATATTACTATTTAATTTACCAGTGTCCACAAGAGAGGACAGAAGGATATATTCCACAGAGAGTATCACAGCACTATCTAATAAGCCCAGCCTCAAGTCCTTTTTTGAAATGAGGCAGGGTGTAAATCAATATGAAATCAACATGGCCATAATTCCTTTTATGTGTAGGTCTTTATGGTCTCCCCATCACTACTCAATCTCCACGTAAAGGCCGTGTCCCATTAAGTTCACTGCCAACTGCTGTGCCACCCTGTCCACCCACCTGATTGCCATCACCTCCCACTTTTAGATGTTCCCCATCATGATTAAAGCCTTCGGTTCTCCCATCATGGTTTTCAGCCCCTCCCCCATTACCACCATGATTCTGGGAATTCGACATGCTGGGGAGCCCCCGCcaacctcccagcctcccaggcctGGACTCTCTCACAGCCAGTGAGGGACTAAGTCCTCTATCCCCACAACCTCGGCCAGCTACTCACCTCAGGACCCCACACCATCACCATGGGAATACGCTCCCCGAAATCAGGGGAGCAGCATCCCACCCTGACCACACCCTCCACCCCTCCAACCCCCCCCCATGAGACGGCCCCTCCTGGATGTCCCACGGACACCTCACCTACAAATGACAAAAACGACAGGAGTCAGAAGCACAGCCATGCGTTGAAACACTTTAATAGCAGTGCTGAGGGCAGAAGGCCTCCCTCATCCGTGGGCAGTTTGGGGGCGAGAAGAGGCTGCTGATGAGGTCCGGCCGGGCTCTGGGGCCAGGGCATCACTACTTCTCCTTGGGCAGGGGCAGCTCAGCAGTGGACAGAAGGTGCTGGGCTCGAAGAGGCAGCTGAGGCGCTTGTTGTTGTCCAGTGCCCTCTGCACGTGCTCGGGGTGATGCGCATATTGTGGTTGTTGAGGGCCTCCCTGCTCCACGGTGTTGACCGTCACATACTCGAGGTTGCTGGTCTGGAACACAGCAGTGGACGAGCTCAGGCACTGGGCGTAGCAAGCCTCTTGCAGGAGAAGCTTCATGCGGCTCACGGGGAACTGCAGCTCGGCTCTTCTGGAGTGGAAGAGGTAGCGTTTCTTTTGACAATGATAGAACCAGAAGCTTCTTTTCTGTGACATGATGTTGGCTGGGTTCTGCCCTGATCAGTCCACCTTGATTGTCCTGCTGGCCTGGGTCTCTCGAGAGGCCAGTGTGTCTTTCTGCCTGCCGTATCCCTGCACTCCAGCCTTTTATTGGTCAGGGTGCTACCTTTGTGACAGCTCAGACTTTGTGAGTCATCGGTGTCCACTGGGCCCTGATCAGGACTGGCCTAGAAATGTCTGTGATAGGAATCTGGTCTCTCTGCTGAAAGGACTCTCTTTTTCAGGGAACTCTTAACTTTGTATCAGTACTAGACTTCAGCATTCTACCTAAAAATGTGTTTCAATGGAAAACTGCTCCTTGTCTATAGGACACAACTCCCTGTTATTTGATTCTAGCCTCACACTATCTTTGAGCCCTTTTACATCCTTTTGTAAGTTGTAGGTCGCTGATAGATACCCACAACCTCCAGTGGAGGCTCAATTGTCCCCTTCATACGATGATCAAACCAATTTTGCCCCTGTTTACATATTCATCTTACTATTCCTGGTCAATATTCCTGTTTCTGTTCTTTGGTTTCTCTTGTCAACTAGTTATAATATCTGCCAAGTTCCTTAcgtgataaataaaatgttttaatatgtgtTCCTATCTGGGTAAGTGGTATGATTTTATACTTGCTTGATAATTACCTTTAAGTGTTCTGGAAGACACACCCATATGTCCAATTATTTCACCTATCAGAGCCAGGTAACTACAATGACAGAGAAGTAACCCACATGAACATTTAAGGCCCAGGCATGTGTTTTCCTGGCTCTCCAATGTGAATTCAATGCATCAGTAACACATCGTTgactctttttataattttttgttttcttctctactGATTTAatgtttctgttgtgtttttgGCTCATTTACAGCCAATAAGCTATTTCCTGCTATTGATAGCCATGGTTGGTAATtgggttttcagttttctttttctttttttattaaggtaAAGTCCACATAAACAAAATTCACCATTTCAGCCATtgtaagtgtataattcagcgttttttaaaaaatatattcacaatgttgtgagAGTATCAGTTCAAATTCCAGAATAGTTTCagcacccccaaaagaaactccatacccttTAAGCTGTAAGGCCttattcctctctccccaccagcctccgacaatctactttctgtctccatgggtttacctattctagatattttacataaatggactcatacaataaGGGGCATCTtgtatctggtttctttcacttagcatgttttcaaggttcatccacattatagcatgtatcagtacttcaattcatttttaaggctgaaaaacagtccattttatgtatatatcacattttctttatctcttcatcaGTTCATAGACATTTTGGTTTTTTCTACTTTtgggctattaaaaataatgccgctataaacatttatgtacaagtttttgtgttaaCATATGGCTTCAATTTTCTTGTACATATAACCTAAAAGTGCAATTGCTTGGTCATGTGGTGAGAATTTGTATTTATGATTTGCCATTTGAAGATCTCTCTAGATTGCTGGTTTGTACAGATCTAGTTCCCATGGGGTGAGAGACaacacagaatctggttcatcagTCTTTCTGTCTATTTTTGAGCTCACATCAGTGAAGAATTTCATACCCTCTGGGAGGAGAAGAGCTATTTGATATCTGTACCAGGGAGGTTCACTGTTTCTGTGTTTATACTTGACCTGTTCCTGAAATTGTAGAATTGAAGCTATAAGCTCTACTTCTCCGTGCTTGTATGTCTATGTGCCTGTAATTCAGAAATGCCTTCACCTCTGATTGTGTACGTAAAGTTTTCCTACACAGTATTAATATAGTAGATTATAAATTATCGGAAATTAAAGGCGCCTCTGTTCTGACTGGCATATCTAGATAAACAATTGCTTACATAAATTGAGTATTCCTaaaatttcctgaaaataaggaaactgaatttcTGACCCTTTAAATATACTCCATTATAAAAATGGAGTATAAAAAGattcttccagggcttccctggtggcgcagtggttgagagtccgcctgccgatgcaggggacacgggttcgtgccccggtccgggaagatcccacatgctgcggagcggctacgcctgtgagccatggccactcagcctgcgcgtccggagcctgtgctccgcaacgggagaggccacaacagtgagaggcccgcgtaccaccaaaaaaaaaaaaaaagattcttccaTAAAACAACTCAGAttcattttaagaatttaaattcatataatttaaatatttggtgaaaaGGATTAGTTTCATCTTTAGTGTTTAATGTAAAGGAATATGTTCTCTCTCATTTACCAGTGTCAAGTATAACACAAACACACTTTTTTTGTACTTGGGAATGTTTTTCCTTAACTTACACAGGTTTACTGATCAAATAAAGCAGCATTACTTTTCGTTACTATTTAACATTATGAagatataaattcatttttaaccaaATTGAACCATCATTCAAGCCACCTTTTATTTCCACAGTAATAAGGTTTTGCAGCTTGCAGAAAGTTCAAGACAATATGAAAAGGAACACAAATCTGTGTTAAAAGTTTGCCAAATCTGGCTCAGGTTTGATGGGTTcattcataaaattataaaagagagTTTGTGGTTCCTTTAGAATGAAATACTACAGTGATACAAACCTAAAATTTAATGTCCTCTCTGAAAATAGTAAAGTCCTTGTAGTATTGTTCTGCTCTTAATAAGACGTTGTTAAAAAGTTCGCTCTTCATCTTTTATGGTAATATGTTCAAAAAGAGATTCTACATCGCACCAAAATGACATTACACATTCTGTTTCTAATCTACAGGCTCACTTACCTCTTAAGATAAACAAATACCCTACAATACTGTAAGTGTTAAGGATTTGTGTTTATTTAAATACTGAGTTTATCAAATACTGTATTGTCCCTTTTATCAAAAGATAGCCTTGATACAACCATTTGTGTTTACCTGGGTGCCTACTGGTGACTCCTCAAGGCCGGCTTCCCCTCTATCCATGTACTTCCTGCTCAATTCTGCCTTAGGTGGGATACTCCTTCCACTCTTGGCCCTCCTGGTAGATTCCTCCCTAGGCTGATGGACTGTACTCTCATGCACCTCTTGCCGTGCCCTCCCTTAGGCTGGCTGCACCTTCCACACCTGCACTTCTTGCCATATCTTCACCTAGGACAGATGCACACTCCACCTTCCACTTCCTTCAATGTCCTGCTCTAGGCTGAAGCATCCCCATCCTCTGCACTTAGCCTCTTCACACCTAGTTGCTCTCTTAACTCGTGGGGTACCTGCTGGATCCTCCTTAGACTGGCTGTCCCACCATGATGAACTTAGAACCGAGCCCTCCCCTAGCTGCACCTTCCAGCCACACACCTCCAGCTGAGTTGTCTCCTAAGTGAATGCTCACTCTCCCATACTTCTCCTGCTGAGTCCTACCCTGGGCTGGCTGTAACCTCCACCCACGCATCACCTAACAAGTATGGCCCAAGGTTGACTACACCCTCCATCCATGTACCTCCTGGTCAGTCTTCCCCTAAACAGAATACTGCCTCCATTCATGCACTTCCAGCCTATTCCTCCTCTAGACTGGCTGAAACCTCCACCTTTGCATCTCCTTCTGAATCTTCCTCTAGGCTAGCTGAAACCAACACTCATGCACTTTCTGCTGGGTCCTCCCTTACAATGGCTGCTTTCTGCACTGATGCCCCTCCTTTACTTCTCCCTCAGGCTAGATGCAACCTCTTTGGCTGCATAGATTGTCAGTTTATCTGTCAGTTTATCCTCTAGGGGGAAATTCCAATCCTTACGCAACTCCTGCTGAGTCCTCCTTGAATGGATGCTTCCTTTACCCATGCAGCTCCTGCCATTTCCTCTCCTAGGCTGACTGCACTCTCCAACTATGAAGCACTTGCCACGTCCTCCCTTGGGCTAGCATAACCACCCACTGATACACTTTCTATCAAGTCTTCCCTTAACCTAAATGAGTCCTCTTTTCATGGATCTCCTGCTTAGTCCTTGCCTAGGCTTCATTCTTCTCTCCCACTATGTACTTCCTGATGGCCTGAGCCTAGGCTGGCTCCACCCTGCGCCACACAACACGTGCTGTGCATCCTCAACCATACACACCCGGCCATATCCTCCTCTCAGCTAGGCAGTCCCTCCACCCATACACCTCCTGCCGGACTCTGCCTTAGGATGGGTTCACCTTTGTCCATTCATGCATCTCTTCCTATTCCTCCCCAGGTTAGGAAGTCACTAAAACCCTATACCTTCTGCTGTGTCCTCCACCAATCTGATGATACCCCTCACCCATGAGCCTCCTGCTGAGTCCTCACCTAGGGTGAGCGAGTCTCATTCTAGACTGGATGCTTTCTTCACTCATGCATTTCTTACAATGTCCTCCCCTCTGCTGTCTGCTGCTTCTGCCCAAGCTCTTCCTGCCTGGTTTTTCTCCAGGCTGGTTGAACGCTTTATAACATGTAGTTCCTGCTAGGTCCTCTTTTACATGCCTGCGTTCCATCCATGCACTTTCTGCCAGGTCCTTCCTAGGTTGGCTGTACCCAAGTACCTCTGACTGTGTCCAACCCTAGGATGGATGCTCCCTGGACCCATGCACATATTGCTGACTCCTCCTTGAGGCTGTCTGCACCCTCCACTCATACACTTCCTTTAATATCACCCCCTAGGTTAGATGCTCCCTTCACCTATTTACGTCCTGCACCGTCCTCGCCAAACCTGGCTGATACCTTGACTCATGCATTTCCTGCTGGGTCCTCCTTACACTGGCTGCTCCCACTACCCGCGACCTTACAGCCAGATATGCCCCACACTCACCCCACCCTTGCAACTCCCGCCAAGACCTCCCCTAGGGTAGATGCTCTCTCCAGCCATGCACTTCCTGCCATGTCCTTTCCTGGG includes these proteins:
- the H2AL3 gene encoding histone H2A-like 3 — translated: MSQKRSFWFYHCQKKRYLFHSRRAELQFPVSRMKLLLQEACYAQCLSSSTAVFQTSNLEYVTVNTVEQGGPQQPQYAHHPEHVQRALDNNKRLSCLFEPSTFCPLLSCPCPRRSSDALAPEPGRTSSAASSRPQTAHG